One region of Oncorhynchus mykiss isolate Arlee chromosome 8, USDA_OmykA_1.1, whole genome shotgun sequence genomic DNA includes:
- the LOC110530149 gene encoding choline-phosphate cytidylyltransferase A, with protein MEAHSSSRSSLSRKRRRDGSKGESEEVERPGKVPKSTVGLKDPASFADELESAEDTPYLRVSMEEAKRGTPFHRPVRVYADGIFDVFHSGHARALMQAKGLFPNTYLIVGVCSDDLTHKFKGFTVMNEDERYDAVSHCRYVDEVVRNAPWTLTPEFLTKHRIDFVAHDDIPYTSAGQDDVYKHIKEAGMFAPTQRTEGISTSDIITRIVRDYDVYVRRNLQRGYTAKELNVSFINEKKYHLQERVDKVKRKVRDVEEKSKEFVQKVENKSIDLIQRWEEKSREFIGNFLQMFGPEGALKHMLKEGRGRMLQAISPRQSPSSSPTRERSPSPVFRMPFLNKALASPHHSAARGYTVSEDDDESDEG; from the exons ATGGAGGCCCACAGCTCAAGCCGGTCAAGCCTgtccaggaagaggaggagagatggatccAAGGGAGAATCCGAGGAGGTAGAGCGGCCAGGGAAAGTCCCAAAATCCACCGTG GGTTTAAAAGATCCCGCCTCCTTTGCTGATGAGCTGGAGTCGGCTGAGGACACTCCATACCTGCGAGTCAGCATGGAGGAGGCCAAGAGGGGAACTCCAT TTCATAGGCCAGTGCGGGTCTATGCAGATGGCATCTTTGATGTGTTCCACTCAGGCCACGCCCGGGCACTCATGCAGGCCAAGGGCCTCTTCCCTAACACGTACCTCATTGTGGGCG TGTGTAGTGACGACCTGACGCACAAGTTCAAGGGGTTCACAGTGATGAACGAGGATGAGCGCTACGATGCAGTCAGCCACTGCCGCTACGTGGACGAGGTCGTCAGGAACGCGCCCTGGACGCTAACGCCCGAATTCCTCACCAAGCACCGA ATCGACTTTGTTGCCCATGACGACATCCCATATACATCAGCAGGCCAGGATGACGTTTACAAGCACATCAAGGAGGCGG GCATGTTTGCGCCCACCCAGCGGACGGAGGGCATCTCCACCTCGGACATCATCACACGCATCGTCCGTGACTATGACGTGTACGTGAGACGCAACCTGCAACGCGGCTACACTGCAAAAGAGCTCAACGTCAGCTTCATAAAT GAGAAGAAGTACCACCTGCAGGAGCGTGTGGACAAGGTGAAGAGGAAGGTGCGTGACGTGGAGGAGAAGAGTAAAGAGTTTGTGCAGAAGGTGGAGAACAAGAGCATCGACCTCATTCAGAGGTGGGAGGAGAAGTCCCGGGAGTTCATCGGCAACTTCCTGCAGATGTTCGGCCCCGAGGGAGCACTG aAGCACATGTTGAAGGAGGGCAGGGGCCGGATGCTGCAGGCCATCAGCCCAAGGCAGAGTCCCAGCAGCAGTCCCACCCGTGAGCGCTCTCCCTCCCCCGTCTTCCGCATGCCCTTCTTAAACAAGGCCTTGGCCTCACCCCACCACAGTGCTGCACGGGGATACACCGTCAGTGAGGATGATGACGAGTCTGACGAAGGTTAG